The following is a genomic window from Benincasa hispida cultivar B227 chromosome 7, ASM972705v1, whole genome shotgun sequence.
TCCATCTCTTCTCACTCTAACCCTCTCACCCTTGAAGTGTATGTATTTCCATTGGCAGCCGTATCTTTTATAGACCATTTTCTGGTTTTCTTCTTGACCTAGTTTATGAAAGGCACGGCCGACTCTTCTAACGGTATCTTCATCTGGTTTTACACCCAACTCTTCCATGTCTGCAAATATCTGTAATAAGAGAAGAAATTGAAGCATGAGATCATTGATAAGGTACAAAGAGAAGATTGAAAAATAGAGAGGAACCGGAGGTAAGAAGCAATATGTGGAAATCCCATTCCCAATACCTCGATAATCTTATCTTGCAAGTCATGATGTTCGTACAAAGAGATCATCCTAGAAAACAATCGCTTAGAGATGGAACGTGTATGTGTATGCAAAATCATGTTCCATAATGATTCGGCTTCGTCCACCCTCTTGTCCATATCAAATGCCAGTAAAAGGGTGTCATATGTTCCCATTGTGGCTCCTTGACCCTTGCTTAACATCCACTTTGCCACCTGAGTAATAAGAACCATTGATTAACAAAAAGACTAGGCGGGAAAATCTATAAGGAGCTATTAATTTGACTCCGATCCAGCCAAGATACTCTAATATATGAAAGTGATATCAATAGGTGAAAAGGTCTTGAGTTATCAGTTTTCTTGTGGAAGGAAAAAGGCAACTATTGAATATTGCATACAGAAACCATCATAAATATTCATAAGCCCAAACTTTACCAGATAAAAGGACTTTGGGAAATTGACATTAGGGAAAAGACCAACTTTTCTCTTTCTAACTTTCATTGTTAATCAGATATAATCTTTCCACATGCAAAACGTAAGTACCCTGCAAGTCCAACACCGAGGCTTCCATCGCTTTAAGCAATTTGGCGTTCTAGTTCGagaaatatttttctcaaaaacaCAGACTCGCTGTTGTTTCATCATTCACAATTCAGGAACCAACAACCATCAGTTATCTGCCCATAAAGCTAAATCTTAAACAGGAATTATGAAACTTGATGTATCAACTAAAACCAAAGTGTTATCTCTTGTTTCTTCAATCGTATATTTAACCATAAGAAAGTCCAAATGACCTAGGTTCAAGATCAAACTTCAATATAAAAACTGAACAAACCACAACTTATCAAATAAATGCAACATTACAATAAAAATCTAACACACGAGTAGATTAGCTGACCAAAAAATAAGCGATAATATAGTAAGAGCTGGACAAAGATGATTTCATTACAGACACCACTGCATACTTTAGAATCAACATCATGGACGAGGTACAAATTCGCCAAAAGGCCAGAAAGACAAGAAGTAAAACCGAACTCATTCGTACTTGAATGACACACTTCCATTGACTTCTCTTCCTCAGTATTCTTAAAGCTTTAGCAGCTGCAATCAATGGAAACTCTGTCTCCCAAGCTATCCACTTATTCAATTCTCCATATACAGCTTCTTTCTCATTAGGACATTGGGAAACCTACAATATGTTAGAACAGCATTTGAATTTCAAACTAACTGAAATTACCACTCTTTCCTCTCAATATTGGAGGGGGAATCAACGAAAATGCAGCTTACAATTCTAACAAGATTAAGAGCCTTTTGCCCAGAGCCAGCAGAATCTCTTTTCTTCCATAAATGGTGTTCCTCCTTCCCAACCTTCTTAACAATACGTCTATATTTAATCAAAGCAAccttaaaatcaaaatcatgCAGTTGAATGAAACTCAGAAAGCAAAAAAAGTATAGGAAAAGAAGAGTACCTCTCAGCTTGCTTGTGGACACACTTGACACTGGCAGCTCTAAATGTCAATTTGTTGTTAAAGTAAATgcaatctatctataagggaaaGGGGAAAATTGTCTGATTAAACAGTTAGAAATTGTTAAAACGAAATTGAGGAAGTTTGAATTTTCTTGCTTACCTTCGGCACGAGGGCATCGAACCCAGTTGAGCTTCCATGGTAAACCAACATcagaaatttcaaatttcagcGCTCTGTGTAATGGGTATCAAgtataatcaagaaattacagATACGAATCAAAGGGGTTAATTAATTTAGGATAAAGAAGGGCTCTGGGTAGAAGGGCGCAACACAAGTTACACATACGAATCAAACCCCATGTGAGCTTGAGTTCAGTGAAAGACCTGCACAAGTTTCTATCTGTGAGGGAGCGAACGCCTTACCTAAATTATACCGATTTCAAAGTTGCATTTGAATttgggtaattgttttaaattataaaattgagcAAAATTCCACTGTTTTATTTTATAGTTATCCATCcatgataaattttattttatttataaataattggactcatttatttttatttacaaacaatattttaattttaattttttttaggtaaGGACACTatgtaacttttgaaaatttagaagtttGTTTTTCTGAACGAAGTATTAACGGTTTCTGTTCATATGTTAACAATAaggatattttgaaattttctttaagtttaagagtttttttttaatttttttttgaaagttcaaggatatTTTTGGAGCAAAACATTAATGATTTCCATTCAAAACTaatgatatgaatattttaaactctttttaaagtttaaagctacttttaaaattttttaaagtttaaggatatctttgacacaaaatacaaaatacaaagacattttttgtttgataattTAGCCTTAAAAAACCACTTTCTTCcataacaatttcatttttgaacttttatttgtaacaatttagtcatatACTTTTAATTGTGTGTAAAAATttactttaatatataaatttagtcTATGTGTGGcgtactttcaaatttataattatttaattcctATAGTAAAAcatttcatcaaaattatatattgatttatattatttaacaaTTTAGGCTTTGCAACTTATAAATATATGGAGTTcttaattagtttattgatcTATATGCAAGAAATTCCATTAGAtcataacaataattttcatgatAACGACTAAATTgtcacaaaatttaaaatacataGACTACATTATGACATACTAAAGTTTAATGATTattttgctataaaattaaaactctagagattaaattgttatgaaTTGAAGTTTGGGTAATAAATTGTTACTTCcattaaaatttagggaccataagtatttttttaaacatttttattaattaatgtgaataaataTAAGTAATAAGCATTTTCAACCCATTAATGAAGTgttgatatttaaatttagcATCAAACACCAACAAAATTCACTCCCTCATCCAGAATAGAGGCAAACCAGAGGGAAGATCTAGTCCCAAACTAGCAAAGTCCTCTTCCGAGATGGGAAGAAGCTATGAACAAAAACATCATGATGGAGGTACCCAaagggtacccatgttttggagggagtgaggagataaaCCAATGTGGGTTCGATGAACATCCCACACGCACGCCGCCGTCGTCCGTTTGGTCAGGCAAAGCGCATGGTTCTATTCGTCTGCACATTTCGCTCCTCTACCATTCTTCCCCacttcattttcctctcctcctcCATCTTACTGCTTGCACACTTGCGCCTCTTCGCTTGACCACCGTGCCTTGACAGTTTACAGTTTGTCGTTCTGAGAGCTCTGTCGTTTCCAACAATATATTTGCTTAAAGTTGATTACTTTagattaatttgtgaatttttaatattttctcttTAGAATTATTACGATGTTTGTCTTTGTCTAAAGTTGgtaataaatattatagatatttggtatttaacatttgaattttatgaaattttaattattaatcatATATTGTAGacaaatttacttatttttagttaaaaagaaataagttATAATCCGACAACCTAACCCGGATTTTAATAGTTGGATTCAGGTCTTTTGAGTTATCAACCTAACCAACTCGAATTTAT
Proteins encoded in this region:
- the LOC120081675 gene encoding pentatricopeptide repeat-containing protein At4g18975, chloroplastic — encoded protein: MLVYHGSSTGFDALVPKIDCIYFNNKLTFRAASVKCVHKQAERRIVKKVGKEEHHLWKKRDSAGSGQKALNLVRIVSQCPNEKEAVYGELNKWIAWETEFPLIAAAKALRILRKRSQWKCVIQVAKWMLSKGQGATMGTYDTLLLAFDMDKRVDEAESLWNMILHTHTRSISKRLFSRMISLYEHHDLQDKIIEIFADMEELGVKPDEDTVRRVGRAFHKLGQEENQKMVYKRYGCQWKYIHFKGERVRVRRDGWDEDDG